ACCGAGTTTTTGCCGATATCGTCGTCAGGCCATTTGATCCTGATTCCTTACCTGACCGACCTGCCCGATCAGGGGCCGCTAATTGATGTGGCGGTGCATATTGGCTCGTTGCTGGCGATTATCATCTATTTTCGCAAAGACGTGATGGGGCTTGCGCGTGGCGGCTTTGCGACTGTCGGGATTGGGAGTGATCCCGAGCAGCGCAAACTGTTCCTATGGGTGCTGGCTGGTACTGTTCCGGCCGTCGCAGCCGGGCTGTTCCTGAAAATGGGCGGCTATATGGAGGGGTTTCGTACAACCGATCTGGTTGCGATCAATCTGATTATATTCGGCCTTTTGCTCGGTGCGGCGGACTATTGGGGTAAGCAAACCAAAAGCTATGAAGATCTGACATTGCGCGATGCCATTCTGGTTGGGATCGCACAGGCGATGGCGCTGATACCGGGCACCAGCCGTTCCGGCGCGACGATGACGGCTGCGCGGGCACTCGGCTATTCGCGGTTCGAGGCGGCCCGGTTCTCCTTCCTGCTCGCTATACCGGCAGTCGCGGGTGCGGGCTTGCTGGCTGCTTTTGACCTGGCAGAATTGTCGGCGCAGATGCAAATTGATGCGCTCGTCACCGGTGTGTTCACTTTCGTGGCTGCGCTGCTGACAATGGTATTCCTGATGAATTTCCTGCGCAAAGCATCAATGCTGGTGTTTGTGGTGTACCGTGTGCTGCTCGGCTGCGCGTTATTGGCGATTTTCTGACAAAACTCACTATGCTTATCCGGCGCATGAGGGTTGCGTATCTTCGTCTGCGGGAACCAATTGCGCTTCCTTTACGTTGCTTTACTATAACGTAATTCGGAATTTATGATGGGTTTGGTAATTCTTCTCGCCGTCGGGGCTATCCTCGGCTGGCTCTCTTCGATTGTTCTCGCTGTGCACAATGGCCGTGCTACCGCAGTCTACGTTGCTGCGAGCATAGCTGGCGCATTGGCGGCCGGGCTCAGCGTTGCGCCTTCTTCGCTGATTGAAGCGATCGCGCCCGTAAGCGTGCTGTTTGGCGCGTTGGGCGCAGTTATCGCTCTCGTGCTTACGCACCTCGTGCGCGAGCAATTACCCGATAACTATTAAAGCGAGTTAGACCGCTTTCGCACCGCTCCCGCGCCCGCCGCGCAGCAGATATTCCTGGGTGCCGCGATGCAAGACATTATCGACATCGATCACCGCCGAATTGGCATAGGTGAATGCTGGTGAAAGATTGCGATATAGCCGATCGAAATCACGTTCGACGGTTTGCCGGTACAGATCCTCAAAACTCTCGATGACGAAATAGGTCGGCTGCAAATCGCTGATCACATAATCGGTTCGCATAACCCGGTCGACGTTAAGCATGATCCGGTTGGGGCTCTCCGCCCTGACCGAAAAAACTGCCTCGGTCGGGCCTGATAGAATGCCTGCGCCGTAGGCGCGGATTTCGTCGCCCTCCACCATCAAGCCGAACTCGACTGTATACCAGTAAAGTGCGCCCAGCGCTTTGAGCCGGTTGTACCGCATCGCTTTCCAACCTGCTTTCCCATATTCCTGCATATAATCGGCATAGGTCGGGTCGGTCAGCATCGGCACATGACCGAACACATCGTGGAACACGTCGGGTTCCTGAATGTAATCAAAAGTTTCGCGCGTGCGGATAAAGTTGCCGGCGGGAAAACGGCGATTGGCGAGATGCCAGAAAAATACGTGATCGGGGATCAGCATGGGCACAGGGACCACGCTCCAGCCTGTCAGCCCATCCAGTTCTTCGCTGATCCGGCCAAAATCGGGGACCCCGCCTTTGCCCAGATCGAGCTTTTCGGTGCCTTGCATAAAGGCGCTTGCAGCTAGGCCAGGCAGGACATCCATCTGGCGACTGAACAGATCGTCCCAGATCGCGTCCTGGTCGCGGTCATAGGTCGCTTGCTGCGGTTCAAGCCAATCGTCGCCCAAATGTTCGGGTTTTTTCAGCGGTGCGGTAAAGACATCTGCCGGCATCTCGGGCAGCGTGGTAAAATCACTTCCGGTGCCGGTGTCGTCTCGGGGAACTGTAGCCATAGTTTCCATTGATACCAGTTTATTGGCCGAAAGTTAAGTCAGGATTGGAGAGTGCCGCGATGGGCAAATTGAAGGGCAAAGAATATGACGAGCTGATGGAGCCTCTGGAAGAGGAACTGGTGGGCATGGCCCGCTGGGCACGGCATACCGGTGCGCGAATCTGCGTGATTTTCGAAGGCCGCGATACTGCCGGCAAGGGCGGCGCTATTCGCGCCGTGGGTGGACGATTGAACCCGCGCCAGTGCCGCACAGTGGCTTTGTCGAAACCCAACGAAACCGAGATGACACAGTGGTATTTCCAACGTTACGTGCAGCATCTTCCCGCGGCGGGCGAAATCGTGCTGTTCGACCGCAGCTGGTACAATCGCGCGGGCGTCGAAAAAGTGATGGGCTTCACTGATAACGCGAAAGTCGAGCAGTTTCTTGAGGAAGCGCCCAAGTTTGAAAAAATGCTAACCGATGACGGCATTTTGCTGTTCAAATATTGGCTGACGACCGATCAGGTGAACCAGGAGGAACGGCTGGCCGAGCGGTTAGAAGACCCGCTGAAGCGCTGGAAATTATCGCCCATCGATCTGGCTGCGCGTGAGCAGTATGAAGCCTATACCGAGGCACGTGAGGCGATGCTGAAAGCAACGCATAGCGATCATGCACCGTGGACTTTGGTGGATTTCAACGATCAGAAACGCGGGCGTTTAACGCTGGTGCGGGATTTGCTGGACCGGTTGCCTGACACACGGGTCGATCCACCCGAACTGGTGTTCCCGCCGCTCGGGCATGAGCCGATTTCGGAGAGTTACTCGGTGTTGCAGCCGATTGAGGATTATCCGATAGATTAGTTCGTCGTCATTGCGGAGGTCGCGATGCTCTGGATTGCCGCGCGACCTTTGGTCGCTCGCAATGACGTCAATTAAGAGTCGCGCTCGCTTTCATCGTCTGCCGCCCCTCGTCAGCGAAGGCTCCGAGTTCGATTTCGCCAGCGCTTTGCCGCATTGCCAGATGCAATGGTTCACCCGCAATCGCGGGGCTGATCGCGCGGAAATTGAAAGTCGCAAGGGCATTCTCACCATGCGTATCAGCGACAAGCTGCATCAGCAGCGATGCGATCAGCGGGCCGTGCACCACTAGGCCGCGATAGCGCTCCACATCGCGCGCATAGGGTAGGTCGTAGTGAATCCGGTGTGTATTGAATGTCAGCGCTGAAAAGCGGAACAGCAGCCGCGAATCGGGCGTGGTCGTGGTGCTGGCATCCCAATCATCAAGGTCAAATTGCGCTGCGCCGGGTGCAGGCGGGCTGAGCGGGGCGTCAGGGGCCGCCGCATCGCGATAGACGAGCGTCTGTGCCTCGTGGATCGCTTTCTCGCCATTCGCCGCAAAGCTATGCTCCAGCTCGACGAAAGCGAGTTTGCCGGTCTTGCCCTCCTTCTCGCTGATCGAAACAACTTTGCTCGTTCGCGCAACGGTTTGTGCACGGCCTAGCGGCGACAGAAAGCGAATATCGCTTGCCGCCCACATCCGGCGCGGGAGCGGGATGGGTGGCAGCAGAGCGTTTGGATTGCCATCGCGCTTGGGGTGCCCATCTTCGCCCAGATCAGCAGTCGCGGCATCGGGGGTGCACAGGCAGAAATGGAAACCTTGCGGCAATGCATCGCCGGTGTTTGCGCCCCGATCAAACGTAGCGCGCCACCTCTTGGCCAGCGCGCTGTCGATCAGATCGCTTTGGACCGCTTCGCGGCCAACCCAAGCGTCCCAAGCACTCATCAGATAGCGCGCTCGAACAATGCCGCGATTCCTTGACCGCCGCCAATGCACATAGTCTCCAG
This genomic window from Pontixanthobacter aestiaquae contains:
- a CDS encoding undecaprenyl-diphosphate phosphatase, whose product is MTLFQQVLIAIVQGITEFLPISSSGHLILIPYLTDLPDQGPLIDVAVHIGSLLAIIIYFRKDVMGLARGGFATVGIGSDPEQRKLFLWVLAGTVPAVAAGLFLKMGGYMEGFRTTDLVAINLIIFGLLLGAADYWGKQTKSYEDLTLRDAILVGIAQAMALIPGTSRSGATMTAARALGYSRFEAARFSFLLAIPAVAGAGLLAAFDLAELSAQMQIDALVTGVFTFVAALLTMVFLMNFLRKASMLVFVVYRVLLGCALLAIF
- the phhA gene encoding phenylalanine 4-monooxygenase — encoded protein: MPADVFTAPLKKPEHLGDDWLEPQQATYDRDQDAIWDDLFSRQMDVLPGLAASAFMQGTEKLDLGKGGVPDFGRISEELDGLTGWSVVPVPMLIPDHVFFWHLANRRFPAGNFIRTRETFDYIQEPDVFHDVFGHVPMLTDPTYADYMQEYGKAGWKAMRYNRLKALGALYWYTVEFGLMVEGDEIRAYGAGILSGPTEAVFSVRAESPNRIMLNVDRVMRTDYVISDLQPTYFVIESFEDLYRQTVERDFDRLYRNLSPAFTYANSAVIDVDNVLHRGTQEYLLRGGRGSGAKAV
- the ppk2 gene encoding polyphosphate kinase 2, which encodes MGKLKGKEYDELMEPLEEELVGMARWARHTGARICVIFEGRDTAGKGGAIRAVGGRLNPRQCRTVALSKPNETEMTQWYFQRYVQHLPAAGEIVLFDRSWYNRAGVEKVMGFTDNAKVEQFLEEAPKFEKMLTDDGILLFKYWLTTDQVNQEERLAERLEDPLKRWKLSPIDLAAREQYEAYTEAREAMLKATHSDHAPWTLVDFNDQKRGRLTLVRDLLDRLPDTRVDPPELVFPPLGHEPISESYSVLQPIEDYPID